The DNA segment CCTGAGGGCTGTCCGCCCTGCCGGCAGGCCCCGGCCGCCTCCCTCAGGCCGCCTGAGGGGCGATGCCGCTGAGGGAGGCACCTGCTCGGGGCAAACTGGGTTAATCCTAGAGAGCTGCCGGCTCCTCACGACCCGgggatttggaaaaaaacaagcaaaataaacctGAGGAGAGCATGGCACCTGCTGCACGTCTGGGTGAGGAGACCCAGCCGAAGGCTATGCAGAGCTCCCCGGTGAAGCCAGGCAACCAGCCAGCACAACCAGCTCTGTGAACCCCATGCATCCTGCTAAACCAGGTACTGATCCACGAGCGCGTTGGTGTTTATCCTAAGGACTGCTGAAATACACACTCTCCTCAGAAGCCAGGAGAGGCCCCTTGTTGTTACCGTCACCCCTCAGAGTCACTGCCTGAAATAGGCACCCCTAAGGGACAAATGCCAGCCCTGGCCTTGCTCTGCTCCCCTGAGCTCCCAGGTGCTGAATTCTCCTTAGAAAAGCTCACAGCAAGTCAGCTAGGTGGGCATTTCGTAATGGAGAGCGACCAGAAAGGCCTCACTAGATACAATTGTGCAAATACccaaaaagcattaaattttaaacagctgttcAGTCTGTGCTTCACAGGTctagagaaggaaaaacctgagcatttaaatgcattattcGGGGATCTATAGTGTCACTGTACAGttctgaagagctgaaaaaaacatgaataCAAAGGCCTGCTCTGCAACTCCACAGGCTCCAGAAATTTCTGCCTACCtattcttccttcctccccatctgACCATGAGAGCTGACTGATTCCTATTCCTGTGCTCTATTGCATGGCAGCCTGCAAAATGAATGCACAACACTCACCTCAGGAAAGCAAACCAGACTGTTGCACTTGTATGGCATTTACCATGTGTTTGGTCCAAGCATAAATGATGATAGTCCAGGTACAGCAGCAGGTCACTGTAGTGCTTGTGCAGCACAGTGGGGGAAGCATCAAGTTTGTGTTTAAAGTGATCAGACTTGGGAGAAAACtgcttggttttaaaaatacaaatggcaTGGTTCTAGAGGTTAGAGCAAAGTTAACAGGGCTCTTGGTCACTGCAGAATCAATGCAGCAGCAGGTCTTgtcaagaaaaatgcaattgtAGAATAACAGATgtaaactttgaaaattaaactccttcagaaaaacacagttctTTCTAGCACTAGTATTTCCATTCTGCCAAAGCTGTCATACTCTTTTACTTCTGAAGAAGAATcttgtttaaatttctttttttttttttttaattttacctgAAAGCCACAGCAGGGCAGATTTACTGTGCGTAAGATTAGACTTTATAGTTTGTCACGCCTCATGGAGATCACCACTGCGGTGTAAATAAAcccatcttttcctttcctcaatCTTCGTTTTACTAGCTCACCTTCCCACCCACATATTTACAAGCAGCATGCTCTACTTGTCTGAGTAAAGCTTAGATGTAGACCTTCCCCCATAACAACTCTCCCAGACTGCCTGCCAGTCCCAAACCCTCAGGAATACCTACATTTTCAAATAAGACAGGTGACCAGTAGAAGTTTTTCTAACACAGAAAAACTGtgttccttttatatttttttcttagaaaaatgtagtatttcaAGTTCTGTTAAGATAGTTAAGAACGTTTCAGCTGAAGGCAAAAGGACATTTCAAGGCACAGGATATCTATAACCTACATCCCTCAGCCATTTTAAGTGTCCCGAAGGACATTCAACTTGcataaaaacatcagtgaatAAAACCCAAGACTAGATACTGGGAGCACAAGCAGCTCCCTGGCCCAGTAAGAGCATCTTTATACCAACCCCAGCTTTGTGCAAACCACTACAGCTAGCATAGAGAGCTACAGTCATAAATCTTAGTTAAATAACACCATCAAAAACAGCACACAGGAACTCCCAGATGTTTCCTGGAAATATATCTGCATAAAAGCAGGCTAAACCATTGTTTAAGGGCAGTCCATAAGCCTTTCAAAGATAGCTTGTCTGGGAATATTTTGAGTGGTTTCTTTGCAATAGAGAGGATGCATGACACAAGGCTTGGAAGACTGCAGAAGGTGCATCCACTCACGTATACAGAGCGGGAGGGAGGAGAGTGCGGGGATTACAGAGTCACAGTGTTTAACATAACATCTCTTGAGATCTTCTGAACTTACTGCAGCAACCCATCTGCCTATCCTTCAGGGaggcaaaagaaatgaaaagtcagATCCTCTCCTGTTTGCTCTGTAGCAGGTCTTGCTCCGTAGAACAGACATGGGAAGAGCAGAAGGCTAGACTGGGCAAGGGAAGCATCCATTCCCTGTTGCAGAGGGGGCCTCAGTACGGCTGCTGAGCTGTCTTGCTTGAGTCAGGCCACTGTGGAGGGGCATCCTGCTGATCAATTGGCTCATAGGTGCTGCGATCCTGGCCTGCACAGGTGACACCTGAATGGAGACGGAAAAGAagattggggaaaaaacaaaagcgCAAGAACTGAATCCTCTAAAAGAAACAACAGCTCCGACCATACCACATTAGCTGCTCTACCAGCTCTCCAGTACCTGTGTTTTGTGATCCTCACTACACAGGCAGGAGGTAAGAAAACTCACCCTTCCAACAAAGGCAAAATAACAGATGCATTTGAACATGCCTCTTCATTCCCTGAGAACTGCTCTCTTAGTAGCCACATGGCTGTGTGAGAGCAAGACCCACAATACTACATAGCAGCATAACAGGCTCCTGTAATAGCATATTTAGCATATTTCAGCAAGATCAAATTTATGAGATGTAGTGGAAAAATGAACAGACAAAACCATGGCTAGCTGACAGCATAGGTGCAAGAGCATGATTCATCCATGAACCACTCTTCCCAACAACGCAGCTATGCCTCAAGTGTGCCACACCACGGCACTTGATTTGAATCCAGCAGTGCTCCCAATTGAACAATTTGCCTGTGGTACAAGACTGGTACTAAACTGTGTTACTGTCCAGGGGATGATCAGGGAAAGAAGAGACAGGCAGGGAATGTGCATGGACACCTCTGCATCTACAGGCCAGGCGTCTGCCATGGCTAGAAAGCAATCTGAATCAAAGGTGGGCACCAAATCATATGAGAGGCTTGGTCCAAGCAGCAAAGATGCTACCAAAAAGGCGTTTtatggggaaagaaaatgagacagagaagactaggaaaaatgcaacatttaGGTTCAGAAGGATAATGCCAGGGCAGAAAAATGAGCAAGGAAATTTGTCAACCACATTCAACACAACGGCAGCACAGTTTGTACTGAAAATCTTGTGAGAAAGACAGTTCAGGAGAGGATATGCAACTACAAAGTGTCTGAATTCCAACCTGTGCCTAAGAGGACACTCTCAGACAGTATCATGCCTGTGTTGGGATAGTGTGGTTGAAAGGGAGTGCTCCCAAACTCCAAGCAAGGGGATGAACTCCACAACGATACCTACACTTTCCATGGGATACAAATGTCAAATTCCACTTACAAGCACAGTGAGCAGCTAATAAAAATTGGCACAACTATGGCAAGGCACTGCATTTAACTCACAGACATCCTGACCCAGTTAAGACTGATCTGTCAGGCATTTGCACAAGCACTGATGGAGAAGACATGCACATTCCACTAGCAGAGATGCACACAGCACATAGCAGCCCAAGCCATGGTTTCCTTCCATGGcctctcagcctctcctcctcttcaggTATCTGCCTTTTTTCACAGGAAGCGTTATCTTCTTTGCTAGCATCCAAGCAGTGCAAGTGACAGCTTTTAAACACTGTAATGCAGTTATACCATCCATTACCCTTCACAGCCTTCTTAGGAAGGCAAGAAGATAACTGTGCCAGGCTGGTGGGTTTGCCAGCGTGAACTCACACACAGCAAACAGTCCCTGGCAGCTTCTCCAGCATGAACTAGCACCAGGCATGCTTGGCAAAAGTGACTAAGACCCTGAAGATCCAGCCACGGCCCCTTCTCTCCAGCAAGCCTACCACAACCAGAACAAAAATGAGCGCCTCTAGGCAAAGTCCCATGAGGTAAACATCAGTCCCATTTTCCGGGTAAGGAAATGGATGTTCAAAGCAATCAAGGTAGCTAGGACATGGGAGGCCCACAGAAAGCATGGAGTTAGAAATCCagcttctttccctctcctgcaTAATCTAGCTAGTGGGGATGCTGCCCACCTCCCCctagaaggagaagaaagggtTGGCAGAGAGAGAAGGATACCCAAAGGCTTCCAACAAGCACACACAAAcgcaggaggaggaagagaggaaaagcctCTCAGTTATACTAAGAGAGTCTGCAGTCTCTCTCACAATACCATTGTGGGCAAAATGGCTGTCAGACAAGGACTCCAGGTCTgcaagggaagagaggaagaacaTAAGTTTAAGGCCTAAGACACACCAGAACCacaaaatgggagaaaagacataagcaagagagaaagcagcacCCTCACTGGAAAGGGAGGCAGAACCCAGATGCGCAGAGCTTAGGCTGAAGGGTCCAAAGTGCAAGGTGGTCTCCCcaacaccagagcaggtggccCACGCTGACGTGGGAGCAAGCATCCTACCTATGTTAAAGGTGTACTCTCCTCCACGCTCCCGATACATTCGATACACCAAACAGCAGGACACAGGTTTGAGGAGGAGGCTGAAGATGGCCATGCCTATACTGAAACGCTTCGCATCAGTGAGATGGTTGTTTGGAGGGTAGAAGACAGAGATGTGAATGATGTCTGTGAGGACCGTGAGCAGCAGGCCAGTCAGGAACTGGAAACAGAACAGGACATCGACTGAGTACCGACTAACCACTAGGAGTAACAGTTACATAGTCAATTTCCTGAGAGATTTGTGTTCACACAATCATGCCTCTGCCCCAGTATCAAACATTGCTAACCCCCGACACTGCCCCAGGTAGACAGATTCCTAGACAAATGATCCTgtatttcatgcattttcttcacATCTGTCAGACACCTTGTGATACACTCCAggattgtttatttttgcttgccAATCTCTTTAATGTTCAGAGAAGGGTTTTATAAAGCCCCTCCAACTCAAGCATATTAAATGCTCTGAGTCCTCTTCTGGAATTACAAGTCACAACAGCAGGtcaaaaaaaagtaagaatcAAGCATGCCTCACCTCTGAGAATGAAAATAAGTGATAGCGAAAGCTTCTCACCATGGTTTACAATGCCTATAGATTTATAtgctctcttaaaaaaaaagaaaaaaacacaaaacaatgcAAACAGGGAATACAACTTGCTCACTGTTTATTGGGAACAGCTGAAAATCATCACTGAGTCAAGGGAGCTGTCTCTGCTCTCCACCctctccctgagcagcctggtggAGGCAAATACTCTCACACTCACCATCACGATGGCATCAAGGGAATCTCGCTGCACAATGGCCCAGATCCCCACCGCAAGGACACTGAAATTTCCCCAGGCATAGGAGGCTGGAAACATGTAATTCATGCATCCCCTGccaaacaagacaaaaaaatatccagCCCACATTCACAGTAAGCCTGCAACAGTTTGTTTGCATTCATCACTGTTCCCATACAAACATCTCACTCTTAGATTTAGGGTCTTCTTGCACACAGACAGGCACAAACAGGGAGTGCTGATTCCCTGAGAACATCCCATTTCCTCGTATCAAAGAATACCCTTTTCTCACCCAGGCCAGGCCAGTCACCAATCACTCACCACACTGTGAGCAGCCAGTGTACCAGAATGATGgcctatgaaaaaaaaaaacagagaggaagacAGGTCAGCAAGTTGGGAGAACTCTGGAAGGATCAATGTGAAATGCACCATCTTGTTTCAGAGGGACGGTTGGAAGAGTACCCTGGACCCATGAACCAGTGCAGAAAGCTGGCATAGCAACTGGGACAGTGAAGacacaaaaccatttttctttgcttctgttgctGAGTATTTCCTGTGGTGCTACACTGTAGTCATTCATTGTTGTTGTCATCTCTGTTGACAGTTGATTCAGGGCCCACTTAGTCTTTTCTAAATGGGTTATTGATTTTGGAACTCCAGAAGAGTTTGTACAGAAAGCCGAGCAATCTGATTCACACTATGCTAGCACAGTTTATACATGACCAATCTGCCATCCCATCACCAAGTCGTCCATGGAAAGTCatgcctgcagctcccagaaATTTCACTCCAGTCCTCAGTAAATCCTCCTTTTACCTCCTTCCAGTCTGTTCAGAGCAGTGGTTCAACCTCACTGCAATATTAACAGACGTGGAGGCATCTTCTAGGAATCTGAGAACCCAATCCTGCCATAGTACACAGCTCTTTTCACTCCCAGTGAAGCCACCAGGGCCCAAATGCTGGCAGTGCCCTAAGTAGCAATAAAATAATGCTGTCACAGATTCCGTACTTTGCAAATGTTCTTAATGGTTATGATCCTTGTGCTCAAGGGGACACAAAGCAAGAAGGAAGCATCTTACTGTAATGAGTGACACAAAGATTCTCTTCACCAGCACCTGACATTTCTGTAACCATGGAGACATACTCTACATGTTTGTTAAGACAGCAAATAGGAACAGAATATACAACTTCAGTCTTTTTCTGTACCTATATCCATGCACTCACTTGTTTTTGAGCCTTCTGGCCAATCACAACAAAGGGAGATCACTCATtcactttttaaacatttgtgaAGAGAACAACATGGAAGACAGGCTCTACTAGCAGCCTCATAAAAGAAAGGCTGAAGCCTGGACATATCAGAGGATCCACAGGAAGCTATGACTACACACCACCAAAATTCCCCTGAAGCACTCCTGCCACATACTCtgtcctgctccccacccccccccccccaaaaaaaaaagggtgggtgGGAAGAGTGACTAGCAAAATGCTAAATTACTTAGTGGACACAGGAAAGCTGTATGCAGATAGGAGCATTAAGACactaaaaaaatttaaataattaagatCTACTGACATCCTGCTGTATTCATTGACTTGAAACATCTATCCATGCTGTAATTTAATACAAAACTAGTTCCTCTATGAAGTTGTGACATGAGTGAAGCACAGCCAGGAAATCAACAGGAGTGACACATCTGCTCATACTAGGAGTGTGAGCAGTGTCTCATACTGCTCTGCCAAGATACCACAATGTAGATGTCTCATGATAAGACAGAGCTCTTGCTTCACTGCAGTACCCTAGTGCATCTGCTGAGCATTCACTGAGTAGCCTAGACTTTGCTGTAACTTCAAACATGgtttaaacagatttttattaatgattttttttaattgttcatgAAAGCCTACAAAATgcttcacccccaccccctgctttcccttctcccaaaCTGTACCACAGAGACCAGGCAGAAACTGCTAATCAGTAAAATACAAGATGTTCTTGGATAAGAATGGAGACATGCAAATAGCATTTACTCAAGAGACCAGGACAACATCAGGGAAATTCTTAATTAGGTAGTATTTAATTGCATGCTACATACCCACAAGACCCCTCAAGGCTCACCAGTTAACATAATTAGGCAGGgtaacttgttttttttttttttaaagctgtctaGATCAATAttgcatttattaaattaagaaaactgcTCAGCCATCGGCATAAAGTCAGGTAAACTAGGGCTGACAGTATGCGGGACcgctgaaataaaaacaaggtGTGTTCCCTTCCTGGTCACTAGTGCAATACTCCTAGGACTTGAGCTAGTGCTGagagcagaaaataagaaaggtGGGACCTTTGTCCCCATCCCTTCGGGGCAAAAGGATGACCATGTGATTAAAAGCATCCCATTGGAAACTGCAGAGACCTAAGGGGAATTCCTAGCTCCTCTGCAAATCCCAGCATGTGATGGAACTAATTGCCAAGCATAAAAAGTGCCTTTCTCTAGTCAGGTGGGAAATGCTTTGGAATAGGAACTCACTCCTTTAAACACACTTCAAAACAGAACCTAGCACAAGGTTGAATTTTGACCAAGTTAAAAATTAGCTGGTTCcaaattacaattattttcttatagTATCTAACTTCttattttacttacttttttttttttttttgagagagagcAAGTTCATCTACTCTGTGAGTGACATATTCACCTGAGGATATACTACCTGAAATACAGATGTGAGTAGTCACCTGTGAGTGAGCTACCTGTAAGGATGCTCCTTATTATTGTAACAGAGTGATAATGAGAGTGGTTAGGCAGTGGAACAAGCTATCCAGTGGGGTTGTCATGGCTCTATCCTCACAAATTTTTAAGTCAGCTGAATTTTGAGTTGAGCTATTTGATCTAACTTTGAAGTCAGctttgct comes from the Falco rusticolus isolate bFalRus1 chromosome 3, bFalRus1.pri, whole genome shotgun sequence genome and includes:
- the LOC119145124 gene encoding type-1 angiotensin II receptor-associated protein isoform X2; protein product: MNYMFPASYAWGNFSVLAVGIWAIVQRDSLDAIVMFLTGLLLTVLTDIIHISVFYPPNNHLTDAKRFSIGMAIFSLLLKPVSCCLVYRMYRERGGEYTFNIGVTCAGQDRSTYEPIDQQDAPPQWPDSSKTAQQPY
- the LOC119145124 gene encoding type-1 angiotensin II receptor-associated protein isoform X1 — translated: MELPAVSLKAIILVHWLLTVWGCMNYMFPASYAWGNFSVLAVGIWAIVQRDSLDAIVMFLTGLLLTVLTDIIHISVFYPPNNHLTDAKRFSIGMAIFSLLLKPVSCCLVYRMYRERGGEYTFNIGVTCAGQDRSTYEPIDQQDAPPQWPDSSKTAQQPY